The window TTAAATCTTCTGGCAACCGATCTTGATGCCATGGATGTGATGCGCCCAAAACATGGTTTGCATCCCTGATCAATTTCAGTTGAGAGTTAGGACTTGCCTTATGCAGTTTATGCGCATCATTTACATGAACTGCTTCGTCGTTATCTCCATGAAGAATTAAGTGTGGTTGAGTGATTTTTTGAGCTTGTTTCAAGATGGTTAAATCTTCTTCATTATTTTTAAAGTCTTCAAAAAACTGATATAAATGCGGCATATCCTGTCCGGTACGACCATTTTTAACGTGCATGACTCCTTTTTCTTTCCACTCTTCAAGTGCTTTCCCTGACGGGAAACGCTCTGCATAGTCAGCTACTCCTGCTAGGGTGATTAACTTAGAAACTCTGCTATCATTTGCAGTAACTATGGTGGTGATTCCGCCGGCTCTGGAATGGCCTATTAAATTAATTTTTGTTTTATCGATAGGTAATTGTGAGCTCTCGATCCAATCCAAAACTAATTTTGTTTCTCGTACTTCCATGCTGTAATTATTCTTTGAGAAAGCATCTAGATCTGGAAAATCGATAGGCTCTTCTACCGTACCACCATTGTGTGAATAGTTAAACTTTATGAATAGAAATCCCGCTTTCGCGAAAGCGGAACCCATTAAACTCCACGCACCCCAATCTTTAAATCCTTTATAACCATGGCAAAAAACCACAACTGGTAATTGCTGGTCAGATTCTAGATATTGATAATCAAGTAAAATAGCTCGATTATTTTCTCCTTTCAAAACATTGTTGTTACTCGTAATCATACTGGTTTTTCTATGAGGTCAATTTCTTTATTATATAATTCTTGAATCAAAGCAAAAAGCTCTTGTTCAAACTTTTCTAATACCGCTGCATCGATCATTTTTTCATTGTATCGATGCTTGCCGTAAGAAAACGGAATATAGCCTTGATCAAAGTTCTTAAAACTAATGATTCCTGCGCTAGCTTCTGTGAACGGATCGTTAAGACTGTGCAAATAAGTGTACATGAGCACTTGAAATGCTTTGGCCTTTTTGTAGTCTTCTCTAAGAATAGTAAAGTCATCTGGATCGATACCTACGTTACCTTTATCAGTCGCGCCTGATTTGTAATCAATGATACGCAATTTACCGTCCAGCTGGTCGATGCGATCTACCATACCGTGGATTTTCACCTTCCCTATTTGCGATACATCGATAACAGCCTCCAGCTTGCGCTCGACACTTTTGATGATTAATTCTTGATCGTTTTTAACGAGTTCTAAATCACTTTCTACCATTTTCTTTATGTAGTGTAAAGAAACTTCGTAAATGATCTTATTCTTACCTAATGGAGCAGAATCTGAGGTATAACATTCTTTATAAGCGATGTCTAATTCTGTCTTAATTTGCTTCTTTATCGTGTCAAAATCTTCTTTGATCAAAATCTTACCTACAAAAGGCTGATACAATTTATCAAGCGCCTCATGAATGATGGAACCCATAGTATTTGCAGCGATGTTTTCTTCTACATCTTCCATGTCTGAAATACGTAATATCTTGCTCGCGTAAAAATCGATTGGGTTGCGCACATAACTGGTCAATGCCGATGGACTAAAACCGCTTGCTGCTATTTGATCCAGTCGTTCAAAATAAGATGGTTCTTTTTTAATGATCATCAACTCGTCTTTAATGGCACTATTTTTAAAAATATAGTGTTTGTGAGTGACGATGTGATTACAATTTTGATCTGTTTCTAGTTGAGTCAAGAATCGGCTTTTCTCGCCGCCGCCTAATGTATCACCTTCTGTATTGTAAATAAAAGCAGCCTTCTCTACTCGATGCAACAATCTATAAAAGTGATAGGCATAAACGCTGTCTTTCTCTGAATAAGTAGGAAGCTCAAACTGATATTTCATATCATTTGAAATATAGGAAGCCGTAGATTTACCAGCAGGCAAAATACCTTCATTTACTGAAAGCATGATGGTATTTTTATAATCTAAAGCCCGCGTTTCTAGCAATCCCATAATTTGAAGACCGCGCACTGGTTCACCTATAAAATCAAGATTCTTAAGAGGCACAAGTTGTTTATATAAATAAGCTACAGTTTTTAAATCTTTAATTTCTTGATTATTATCAATAATGGTTGCTAGGTTTTGAACAACTTCAGTGATGCCTAGCAATTGCTCGATTTCTAATCGTCTATTTTCCTCATTAAAAAGAGCTTTTTTTAACTCATTAAGTAAATACTGAACTAACTCGATAAGCGCTCCTACCGTTTCCACTGGTTTTAAAATAGTGTTTAATAAATCGATTTCAGTCACTTCTTCAAAACTAGAAGGCGTGATATATATCAGGTTGTTTTCTCTTATAAACTTTATTAATTGACGTGATTTCTCTGCGATTAACAAGTGTGCAAAACTAGATTCTAAAATATTTACAACTCCTTTGTAATAATACTCTCTATCAATAGCGTCTGTATGCATTTTAATAACATCATAGATAAAAGCAGATAGCGGCAATTGATCGAGTGCCAGTCCCATGGTTACATTAAAATGCTGGATGTTTTGTGGAATAGCGTCTAGTAATGGTAATAGCAATCGCTCATCTGCAAGAATGACTGCGGTATCTTCTAATTCTTCTTGAGGTATTTGCGCCATTAATTGTGCAGCCACCTGTATCATACTCAAGTTACCTGCTGCACCGTGTATGTCTATTTTTTTCGCTGATTGATAGAAATTACTGTAAATATCTAATTCCCTATTGTTATAATATTTCCATTCTTTTTTAAACCTGCGTATAAACTTTCCAGATTCATGATAAGGTAATTCCATCAAATAGGAATCCATATCCCAGTAAACATGTCCTTTTTCTTCTTCAAGTAGCTTCTGTATGATCTTAGACTCCGCCGTATTGAGTGCATTTAGTCCCAAAAATATGGTGGTTTCCACTTGATTTGAAGTGAAGGATCGTTGTTCCGCTTTCGCGAAAGCGAGCCTATAAGCCATCCCTTGATACACCATTTTATTCTCCAAACATAATTTTTGAAAAGCGTCGTAATACAGATGGAGTTTCTTCCAAAACCTTAAGTATTTTGATACCATCAAGGTAGGATTTTGACTCAACGCCCAGTGATCCATTTCTTTGATACTTCCCAAATAATTGAAAAACTGTTCTGGATCTACTAAATAGCGATCCATTTCATTAAAGTCTTTAAGGATAGTAGTCGCCCAGCCTATAAACTCATCAAAGCTATCTAGATTTTCTCCATTTTCAACACTTTTATAGGCTTGATAAAATAAAGGCAAAAGGTCTAGATCGTTTACAATCTCTACTTGGGACAGATGTTCTATATATTCTTCTACACTATAAATTTTAGGTAAGAAAATAGGTTGATCAATACGTTGTGCAACATATCTACTTAGGAAAATTCCAACACGTCGCGATGGAACTACGTAGTTTACTTTAGTAATATCTATTTGCTTCTTCTCGAGATCAATTAGGATGTTTTCTAAAAATGAATTCATCTGGTTAAGATAATTAATAGTATGATTTTAAAACGTCTAATTAGGTCAGTTTTACCAATAAAAAAAGTCCATTTGCTAGTGCAAATGGACTTTATAAGCATTGGTTAGTTAATAATCTTGCTTATCTTTTTGTAATTGTAAACTCAGATCTACGAGATAATTCATATTCTGCAGGTGTACATTTTTTAGCCTTACAATCTACAACAGGATTTGCTTCTCCGCGTCCTGCAGCTGAAAGCCTAGAACCGTCAATTCCCTGAGATTTTACATACTCAATAATGCTATTAGCACGTCTTTCTGTAAGCGCTAAGTTGTAAGAATCAGAACCTCTAATATCAGCATAAGTTTCTGCCATTACTTCTAGAGTTGGATACTTTTTCATTAAACCTACTAAGCGATCTAATTCAAGTGCAGCATCTGGACGTATGTTAGACTTATCTAAATCAAAATAAATTTTATTAAGAATAATCTTGTCTTCTACGATTTCTGGTTCTGGTGTCATCATAACTTCTACCATGGCAGTTTCTTCTTCAGCAACAGATAATGTTGCTTCACCGCTTTCGTATTTGTCTTTTGCTCCTCTTGCAGTAAGCTCAAGGTTACAGTCAGTTTTGAAAACTGCCATACCATTTGCATCAGTAGTTTGTCCTGGCATGCTGTTTCCAGCATCGTCTTGCAAAGAAACTATTGCACCTGATATAGGCATTCCTGTTTCAGAATCAACTGCCTTAACCGTAACCGCAACTTCACAAACCTCAATTTTTTCTACTTGGTAAATATCGTCACCACCTTGTCCACCTTTACGGTTAGAAGACAGATAACCTTTTCCTGTAGCTTCAGAATAACTAAAACCGAAATCGTCTAAAGGGCTATTAATCGGAGAGCCCATATTAGTCACCTTTCCGTCTTTATATTTAAATACATCAAGACCTCCAAGACCTAAGTGGCCGTTACTTGAAAAGTAAAGTGTCCCATCGTCTGCAATATACGGGAAAGAATCATCTCCTGATGTATTTACAGTAGGTCCTAAATTTACTGGATTAGAGATTTTACCATCTTTGAGTGTAGCTTTATAAATATCAGTCCCACCTTGTCCACCTGGTGCTTCACTGGCAAAAAAGATTGCTTTTCCATCTTTAGTAATAGAAGGATGACCTACACCATATTCTTTAGATTCTAAAGAAGTAGTTGCGACATCTCTCCATTCTCCACCAGCATTTAAGGCTCTATAAATATTTAATTTACTTTCTCCATCAGATGCTTTTTCATAATCTCCTTTAAAATAATCTACTCGTGTAAAGAACATGTATTTATTATCTGGTGTAATATCTAAGGTACCTTCATGGTATTTAGTATTTACCTCTCCTTCTAAAAGTTCAGGCTTACTAACTACACCAGCTTCATCAATAGTTGCTACATAAATATCAAGGTATGGCTGCTTATTCCAACTGTAATTACCTCTGTTTTCATTACGTGCACTAGAAAAATAAAGTTTATTACCCACTTTAACAGCAGAGAAATCACTAGCCTCGGTATTGAATTTATCTGCCTTTGTAGTAAAGGCATCCTTCATTTCTTGAATTTTCATCAAGTAATTAGGGTTTGCTTTGAATTGCTTTGCACGGTCATCTCCCGGCTTTAAGCTAGCAAACTGCTTCATAATTGTATTAGAAAGATCATATTTTTCCGAAGCCTTTAAAGATTGTGCATAACGATAAAGAGTCTCTGGTTGAGGATCACGTTTCACCGCTCTTGCATAATTTCTTTCGGCGTTTTTAAACTCACTGTTATAGAAGTAAGAATCTCCTAGCCTTGTATAAACATGCTGAGTTCTCACACCATTATTTAATAGCTTCTCATAAGCTTTAGCCGCATCTACGTAACGTAGCTGTTCAAATAATTTATCTGCTTTTGCAGTTTTATCGCTTTGTGCTTGCGCGGACATTGCAACACCAACGAATAATATAAAAAGTATATATAGTTTTTTCATGGTTTGTATTCTTTGCTGTTTTTGAATTAGAAGAAACGTGGTGACTGCATCACTTTACGTGGGAAGTTAAGACCGAAAGATAAAAATACCTCGTGAGAGCTATTAGAAACTACCGAAATGTCAGATACTACTCGGTCATAGGCATAACCTACCTTGATATTATCTGTTACATTCATTCCTATTAAACCACTAAAAGAGTCTTCATAACGGTAAGAAACTCCTACTTCAAATTTATTATTGAATAGTACGTTTGTATTCAAATCAAAACTTACTGGAGAATCAAAAGCTCCTTTTACCAATACGTGTGGCTTTAATTTAATATTATCTGCAACGTCAAATACGTAACCACCAGCAAGAAAGTAATGTTGTGTCTCACTACCGAATTCTAAACCATTTTCATCAAGGTGAGTGCTGTTCAACATATTAGGAACGGAGAAACCAGCATACCAGTTTGTACCGTATAAAAATGCTCCAGCACCTAGATTAAGATAGGTCTCATTAAGTTCTTGTGAAAAAAGTGGATCTCCTGGGACTGTGGTTTGAACAGTATTAAGGTTTACGTCAAAAAACGTTAGACCAGCTTTAAGCCCTAATGCAAGGGTGGTTTTTTCACCTACTTGTAATCGATAAGAAAAGTCTCCGTAAGTATTTGTTTCACCTACTGGACCTATATTATCTGCGATTACAGATAGTCCTACACCTAACCTGTCGCCTATTGATGTACTACCAGAAAGAGTAATAGTTTCAGGAGCTCCGTTTATTCCAGACCATTGTTGTCTGTAGAGAGCAGTGATGTTAAAACCATCTTGGGTACCTGCGTAGGCTGGGTTAATAATATTTTGATTGTACATGTACTGTGTGTACTGAGGATCTTGTTGTGCATGTACTACGCTTGTAGCTGCAAAGGTAATGAAGAGCCCCATTGCAAGTAATTTTCTCATTCTCACAAGGTTAATTTTTAGGTTGTGTTAATAATTTTAGATGGCTAAATATAGCACGAATCTATTTATGATTAATCAATTATTTATGGTTATTCCGCTTTCGCGAAAGCGAAACTACCAAAAATCTAGAAAACTTAATTATTTTAAAAGGATTCTAGAACGGTGAATATATAAAAAATTTAAGCCACATTTGTTTAACATATCCTTAATAGACGAATCGATACGTTTAACGGACAAAAGACGATTAATTTCTACGAAAAACTGCAAATACTGGAAAATGGTCGCTATATCCTCCTTTATAATTTTTACCAACAAAGGTGCGAGCTGGTTGCCCTCGATATTTTCCTTTCCACTGTCGCAACATGATATCGTCAAAGATATCTGCCTTATGAAAATATAAGGAATCTGGGACATCATTATGCAAGCTTTTACTGATTAAAATCTGGTCAAATAAATTCCACTTAAACTGATGATTTAATGAACCACGGTGAAAGTTTTTTAAACCTGCGGTAGGGTTATCAAACCCATTAGGTAAAATTCCTTCTTTTATGCTGTCGTTTTCTGGATCATCATTAAAATCTCCCATGATTATAACATGATGAGAATCGTGAATAGGTAAATTATTTAAGATACGTTTACGCTCTCGATCTACTTTTTCTATATGCTCCATGAGTTGTCTCGCAACCTCAACTCTCTTATTATTTGTAGCTTCTACTCCGTCGCGCCTTGATGGCCAGTGGTTCACATAGATATGAACTGGTGTTCCTGCCAAAATTCCATTTACATATAAAATATCTCTCGTGGTGTCGCGCTCGCCTTGCTCATTTTCTAAAAGAATTTGCAAAGGTTCTGAATGTGATGGCTCAAAAACTCTAGTGTCATAAAGAAAAGCAACATCAATCCCTCTTTCATCTGGACTATTGTAGTGTATAAAGTCGTAATGTCCCTTTTCTAGTTTAGGCTGTTGAATAAGGTCGTTTAAAACTTTTTTGTTTTCAATTTCGGCTAGACCTACGATTGCTGGTAATTTTCCTGTAGACTCAAAACCTATTTTACTTATCGCCTCACTGATTTTTAAAAGCTTTTTTTCATACCTATTTCTCGTCCAGTTTTGACGACCAAACTCTGTAAAATCCTCATCTAAAAAAACATGAGGATCATCAACAACGTCAAACAAGTTTTCTACGTTATAAAAAGCAATGGTGTGTTGTTCAAAAGCGTGAGAAGGTATAGACAATGGTGTGTGTTTTAATCTCCAAAAATAAGTGATAAGTTTCCATGATTGTCCAATTTTGGAATTACCAATTCAAAATCCTAATGTTTTACGCGTGGTCTAAAAAGCCGATAGTTCGATCTATTACTTTTTTATCCAGTAAGTTGTGACCTAATCCTGATGTAAAAAATGTTATAACATCTTCATTATAAGCCACTGCTGTTTCTATATATGTGATAGGACAAACTTTATCATCATGATCATGAATAACTAAAACTGGTTGCTTCACCTCTTTTAAAAAATTTGAGATATTTATTTCGTTTGCATTAACCAAAGTAATATTTCTATTAATATAACTATCCATATTAGCAATCACCTTATCATTTAAGTGCATTATTCTTTTAAAAAATACATAAATAGAATTCATTCCAGCTGGAGCTCCTGTTATGACGTATCGATCAATTGGCAATCTAGGATCTTCTAAGTAAGTATAAGCAGTAACCAATGATCCTAAAGAATGACCTATTACTGCATGCGCTGTTCCTAAAGACTTTAAAAGGTCAGTCAAAAATATTCTATATATCTCAAGATTAAGATTATTTCCTTTACTACGACCATGTCCAGGAGCATCAACTAAATAACAAGAATAGACCTCAAGATCTATTGCTTGTATTGTTTCTCTCCAGCGTTCTGAATTACTTAACCAACCGTGTAAAAAGATTAAATTTTTAGAACCATTTCCATATCGGTAGACAGTAGCCTCATATTTATCATGGTTCAATTTAGTTTCTGTTGCCGCATCGAGAAATTCATTTCCTTTATGTGAAATCTCAATTCTTTGTACTTTACATAATAAGCTAAAGGCTAGCTTTCCATTCCAAGATGGTGCTAAATTTGCTGTTTTATTGAGTACAAACGTTAGTAGCTTTTTCATATTTACAAATACCGATCGGTATCTTTTTGATTAAAAAAATAGTTATATTATTATTTCCTTGTTTATTTTCTTTAAAAAATCGATACACATGGCAATAGCGTCATTATTACGTTCTAGTTTGCTCATCATAATGCCACCTTCTAATGTTGCAATAAATACATGAACCATTTGTTCTACATCTGTATCAGGTTTAATTTGTTTGCGTTTTTTAGCATTTTCCAAAACTCGGCGTAAAGAGGATTTCAAATTCACTAACATTCCAAATGACTGCTGTCTCAACCCAGGATTTGCATCATCACTCTCTACAGCACTATTAAGTAAAGGACAACCTCCTTGATAGGGTGGATTTAATAAATAGTTTTCAAAAAAACTAAAAACGACTTCCATTTTAGCTTCATAGTCTTTAGCTACTTTAATCTCCTTACCTAAAATATCAAACATCGTACGACCCAAACTGCGCAAAGCTTGCTGTTCAAGATCTTCTTTATTATTAAAATGTTTATAGATTGCTCCTTTTGTAAATCCAGTTGCAGTAGTAATATCACTTAAGGATGTCGCCTTATAACCCTTTGTATTGAACAAGTTTGCGCTTTCTTTAAGTATTGTGGCTTTAGTTTGTTCTGGATTTCTCATACAGTAAAGATACCACTTGGTATTTAATCCTCAAAATTAATTATAATAATGTAGTCTACCGTTAATTACAACCTAGGTCAATTATACTTTGATCATCTGCATTAGGAAAGCAATTACCAGATTTTACAGCGTCAGGAACGTAACGTAATAACTCTGCATCATAGAGGCTATTTTCCAAGAAGTAAGTTAGGTCGGCTATTTCTTCTTCTGTAAGCTGGATAGCACCCATCTCTTGTGCAATGTTTGTAGTTGCGTTTTGGTCTTGCAATGTTGACCCATTTTTGTAACGTATCACTTCTTCAATACTTGTAAAAGTAGAACCATGTCCATAAAAAGCAGCGTCACGTAAATTATATAAAGTAGGTGTTTTAAACTTGTAATCATCTGCAGTAGATCCTGTAAAACCACCACGACCTTTTTTCACAGTTTCAAACCCAGTATCATCCAGCACCACAGCATCATTTGAATCGTCAAAGTGTCCAAAACCAAATGCGTGAAACTCTTGATCTTTTAATGCTGGACCGGTATGGCAGTTCATACATTGACCTTTACCAGCAAATAATATAGCACCTCTTTTTTCTTTTTCTGAAAGCGCATCATAGTCTCCTTTAAGATAGTATTGCCATGGAGAACGATTTGCCAATAAAGTTCTATTAAAAGCTGCAATTGCTAAAGCTGCATTTTGCGGCGTGTACCGTTGTGATTCACTTACATTTTCAAAGGCTTTATTAAATAGCCAGCGATAGCCGTTTTCATTTATGAATTCTTCATCAATCTTTAACCTATGCATTTTTTGACCCACGATTCCTTGCGTTTCTAATCCTTGGAAGCCTAAATTGTTCTCTGAAACACCAGCTGTTGCCCATTGTGATTCTGTTCCTGAATTAGGACCAGTTGCACCTAACATACCATTCCATAAAGCTGTTTCTTGATAAGCAACATTTAATAAAGTAGGTGGCCTCACTGGCTGAAGATCTACGGAGTCTAACGGCATACTTAAATCGATTTGTCTTCCTTCTCCCGCAAACCCAAAACCTGTCCCACCTTCTCCTATACCTTGTCTGCGTCCTGCATAAAAACTTGATGCCACTGGATGACAAGTCGCACAAGAATAAGTGGACTCCATTTGACTCATTTTTGGAATACCACCAGTAGCCGTTTCATGAAGTAATAATTGACCCAACGCTACTTTATATGTATTTATAGGGTTTAATGGGTCTTGAGGAATTGCTGCAAAATCATCGCTATCTGGCAGAATAAAGAACGATTTGCCTTGACCATCAGAATTTTGTTCCAGTAATTCTTCTATACGTATATCTAATTCTGATTTTGCCAGTTCATAAGTATCATTATCCTCACAAGAGGTTAAAAACAACAATGATATAAAGCTGATATATAGTAGTTTTCTAATCATATCCAAATGCTAAATTAACAAAAAATTCACAGTCGTGATAGATTTGTGATAATTAATAGATTTACTAGTTCTTACCTTTGTTGAATGATGCACATCCATTATAATCTTAGTGATAATAAAAAACCTGTCCTTCTATTAATTCATGGTTTTTTAGGGAGTATGCAACAATGGGAGCATATAGAGCATCAACTGCTTGTGCACTACTCTATTTTAAAGATTGATTTACCAGGTCATGGATCAAGCCATGAATCTAAGACACCATTTACCGCAGCAGATTTTATCGAAGCCTTAAACTTTATATTAAAGCAGGAACATATAGATAGACTTACTATACTAGGTCATAGTATGGGTGGATATTTAGGTGCCGCTTTCGCGAAAGCGAATCCTAAAAAAATTATATCGCTTATTATGTTGAATAGTATTGCTGGAAAAGATCCTAAAGAAAAAAGACTTCTTAGAGACAGAGCCATACAACTCATTCAAAAGCATAAGG is drawn from Nonlabens dokdonensis DSW-6 and contains these coding sequences:
- a CDS encoding alpha/beta hydrolase family protein, whose amino-acid sequence is MITSNNNVLKGENNRAILLDYQYLESDQQLPVVVFCHGYKGFKDWGAWSLMGSAFAKAGFLFIKFNYSHNGGTVEEPIDFPDLDAFSKNNYSMEVRETKLVLDWIESSQLPIDKTKINLIGHSRAGGITTIVTANDSRVSKLITLAGVADYAERFPSGKALEEWKEKGVMHVKNGRTGQDMPHLYQFFEDFKNNEEDLTILKQAQKITQPHLILHGDNDEAVHVNDAHKLHKASPNSQLKLIRDANHVLGASHPWHQDRLPEDLRQAVQCMINFLRY
- a CDS encoding PD-(D/E)XK nuclease family protein; translated protein: MNSFLENILIDLEKKQIDITKVNYVVPSRRVGIFLSRYVAQRIDQPIFLPKIYSVEEYIEHLSQVEIVNDLDLLPLFYQAYKSVENGENLDSFDEFIGWATTILKDFNEMDRYLVDPEQFFNYLGSIKEMDHWALSQNPTLMVSKYLRFWKKLHLYYDAFQKLCLENKMVYQGMAYRLAFAKAEQRSFTSNQVETTIFLGLNALNTAESKIIQKLLEEEKGHVYWDMDSYLMELPYHESGKFIRRFKKEWKYYNNRELDIYSNFYQSAKKIDIHGAAGNLSMIQVAAQLMAQIPQEELEDTAVILADERLLLPLLDAIPQNIQHFNVTMGLALDQLPLSAFIYDVIKMHTDAIDREYYYKGVVNILESSFAHLLIAEKSRQLIKFIRENNLIYITPSSFEEVTEIDLLNTILKPVETVGALIELVQYLLNELKKALFNEENRRLEIEQLLGITEVVQNLATIIDNNQEIKDLKTVAYLYKQLVPLKNLDFIGEPVRGLQIMGLLETRALDYKNTIMLSVNEGILPAGKSTASYISNDMKYQFELPTYSEKDSVYAYHFYRLLHRVEKAAFIYNTEGDTLGGGEKSRFLTQLETDQNCNHIVTHKHYIFKNSAIKDELMIIKKEPSYFERLDQIAASGFSPSALTSYVRNPIDFYASKILRISDMEDVEENIAANTMGSIIHEALDKLYQPFVGKILIKEDFDTIKKQIKTELDIAYKECYTSDSAPLGKNKIIYEVSLHYIKKMVESDLELVKNDQELIIKSVERKLEAVIDVSQIGKVKIHGMVDRIDQLDGKLRIIDYKSGATDKGNVGIDPDDFTILREDYKKAKAFQVLMYTYLHSLNDPFTEASAGIISFKNFDQGYIPFSYGKHRYNEKMIDAAVLEKFEQELFALIQELYNKEIDLIEKPV
- a CDS encoding OmpA family protein; this encodes MKKLYILFILFVGVAMSAQAQSDKTAKADKLFEQLRYVDAAKAYEKLLNNGVRTQHVYTRLGDSYFYNSEFKNAERNYARAVKRDPQPETLYRYAQSLKASEKYDLSNTIMKQFASLKPGDDRAKQFKANPNYLMKIQEMKDAFTTKADKFNTEASDFSAVKVGNKLYFSSARNENRGNYSWNKQPYLDIYVATIDEAGVVSKPELLEGEVNTKYHEGTLDITPDNKYMFFTRVDYFKGDYEKASDGESKLNIYRALNAGGEWRDVATTSLESKEYGVGHPSITKDGKAIFFASEAPGGQGGTDIYKATLKDGKISNPVNLGPTVNTSGDDSFPYIADDGTLYFSSNGHLGLGGLDVFKYKDGKVTNMGSPINSPLDDFGFSYSEATGKGYLSSNRKGGQGGDDIYQVEKIEVCEVAVTVKAVDSETGMPISGAIVSLQDDAGNSMPGQTTDANGMAVFKTDCNLELTARGAKDKYESGEATLSVAEEETAMVEVMMTPEPEIVEDKIILNKIYFDLDKSNIRPDAALELDRLVGLMKKYPTLEVMAETYADIRGSDSYNLALTERRANSIIEYVKSQGIDGSRLSAAGRGEANPVVDCKAKKCTPAEYELSRRSEFTITKR
- a CDS encoding PorP/SprF family type IX secretion system membrane protein codes for the protein MRKLLAMGLFITFAATSVVHAQQDPQYTQYMYNQNIINPAYAGTQDGFNITALYRQQWSGINGAPETITLSGSTSIGDRLGVGLSVIADNIGPVGETNTYGDFSYRLQVGEKTTLALGLKAGLTFFDVNLNTVQTTVPGDPLFSQELNETYLNLGAGAFLYGTNWYAGFSVPNMLNSTHLDENGLEFGSETQHYFLAGGYVFDVADNIKLKPHVLVKGAFDSPVSFDLNTNVLFNNKFEVGVSYRYEDSFSGLIGMNVTDNIKVGYAYDRVVSDISVVSNSSHEVFLSFGLNFPRKVMQSPRFF
- a CDS encoding endonuclease/exonuclease/phosphatase family protein; the encoded protein is MSIPSHAFEQHTIAFYNVENLFDVVDDPHVFLDEDFTEFGRQNWTRNRYEKKLLKISEAISKIGFESTGKLPAIVGLAEIENKKVLNDLIQQPKLEKGHYDFIHYNSPDERGIDVAFLYDTRVFEPSHSEPLQILLENEQGERDTTRDILYVNGILAGTPVHIYVNHWPSRRDGVEATNNKRVEVARQLMEHIEKVDRERKRILNNLPIHDSHHVIIMGDFNDDPENDSIKEGILPNGFDNPTAGLKNFHRGSLNHQFKWNLFDQILISKSLHNDVPDSLYFHKADIFDDIMLRQWKGKYRGQPARTFVGKNYKGGYSDHFPVFAVFRRN
- a CDS encoding alpha/beta fold hydrolase, with product MKKLLTFVLNKTANLAPSWNGKLAFSLLCKVQRIEISHKGNEFLDAATETKLNHDKYEATVYRYGNGSKNLIFLHGWLSNSERWRETIQAIDLEVYSCYLVDAPGHGRSKGNNLNLEIYRIFLTDLLKSLGTAHAVIGHSLGSLVTAYTYLEDPRLPIDRYVITGAPAGMNSIYVFFKRIMHLNDKVIANMDSYINRNITLVNANEINISNFLKEVKQPVLVIHDHDDKVCPITYIETAVAYNEDVITFFTSGLGHNLLDKKVIDRTIGFLDHA
- a CDS encoding TetR/AcrR family transcriptional regulator, with protein sequence MRNPEQTKATILKESANLFNTKGYKATSLSDITTATGFTKGAIYKHFNNKEDLEQQALRSLGRTMFDILGKEIKVAKDYEAKMEVVFSFFENYLLNPPYQGGCPLLNSAVESDDANPGLRQQSFGMLVNLKSSLRRVLENAKKRKQIKPDTDVEQMVHVFIATLEGGIMMSKLERNNDAIAMCIDFLKKINKEIII
- a CDS encoding cytochrome-c peroxidase, with amino-acid sequence MIRKLLYISFISLLFLTSCEDNDTYELAKSELDIRIEELLEQNSDGQGKSFFILPDSDDFAAIPQDPLNPINTYKVALGQLLLHETATGGIPKMSQMESTYSCATCHPVASSFYAGRRQGIGEGGTGFGFAGEGRQIDLSMPLDSVDLQPVRPPTLLNVAYQETALWNGMLGATGPNSGTESQWATAGVSENNLGFQGLETQGIVGQKMHRLKIDEEFINENGYRWLFNKAFENVSESQRYTPQNAALAIAAFNRTLLANRSPWQYYLKGDYDALSEKEKRGAILFAGKGQCMNCHTGPALKDQEFHAFGFGHFDDSNDAVVLDDTGFETVKKGRGGFTGSTADDYKFKTPTLYNLRDAAFYGHGSTFTSIEEVIRYKNGSTLQDQNATTNIAQEMGAIQLTEEEIADLTYFLENSLYDAELLRYVPDAVKSGNCFPNADDQSIIDLGCN
- a CDS encoding alpha/beta fold hydrolase, which encodes MMHIHYNLSDNKKPVLLLIHGFLGSMQQWEHIEHQLLVHYSILKIDLPGHGSSHESKTPFTAADFIEALNFILKQEHIDRLTILGHSMGGYLGAAFAKANPKKIISLIMLNSIAGKDPKEKRLLRDRAIQLIQKHKEAYVSMAVNNLFTKVELEEFKERIHKMKMKAQTISIESIVHSLLYMRDRESSLQELKNLDIRVIYIFSLQDDIIEPALIKTECDYLNIQGKTIDCGHMSLLTNPANILEKMYFIE